From the Saccharomycodes ludwigii strain NBRC 1722 chromosome I, whole genome shotgun sequence genome, one window contains:
- the NUS1 gene encoding ditrans,polycis-polyprenyl diphosphate synthase (similar to Saccharomyces cerevisiae YDL193W | NUS1 | Nuclear Undecaprenyl pyrophosphate Synthase) — MATLASSTSYHSKRISAPENERPNAAKLNLKKIKSLAETTILKPRQSSSPNRENEIRSVNKDHVNRISFIFYKVLLAIFFCVYACVRYYQYTWNRTKIKLFNLAYNPSNTPQLIRRDVIKLNKIPKRLATIIDYRLEEDVGGGINGLVNNATDIIAWTVSSGIKHLILYDYDGRLKSNVALLRDETWQKLCNYFGPKNPPKFAFRIPHSNKLYFNRTDNNDNNNKDDSRKVSIEVTLLSNEDGRETIVDLTKTMADLCSNKHLSLDDITMDLVDSELKLLVGHEPDLLIYFGPSLDLQGYPPWHIRLTELYWEPDNDEVTYSVFIRGLKKYSSCKINVGK, encoded by the coding sequence ATGGCTACACTAGCTTCTTCAACATCATATCACTCGAAGAGAATATCAGCACCAGAAAATGAAAGACCAAATGCTGCGAAACttaatttaaagaaaattaaatcacTTGCTGAGACTACGATTTTAAAACCAAGACAATCCTCATCTCCAAATAgggaaaatgaaataagATCAGTAAATAAGGACCATGTAAACAGAatcagttttattttttacaaagTTCTTTTAGCGATATTCTTCTGCGTATATGCATGTGTTAGATATTACCAATACACATGGAACAGAACTAAAATTAAGCTTTTCAATCTAGCTTACAATCCATCAAACACACCTCAATTAATTAGAAGAGatgttattaaattaaacaaaattccAAAAAGATTAGCCACAATTATAGATTATAGATTAGAAGAGGATGTTGGGGGTGGTATAAATGGGCTGGTCAATAATGCCACAGATATAATTGCATGGACTGTTTCTTCTGGTATTAAGCATTTAATACTATATGATTATGATGGTAGATTAAAGAGTAATGTTGCTTTGTTACGAGATGAAACCTGGCAAAAATTATGTAATTATTTTGGACCTAAAAATCCACCTAAATTTGCATTTAGGATTCCACATTCtaacaaattatatttcaatAGAACTGATAAtaacgataataataataaggaCGATTCACGTAAAGTTAGCATTGAAGTAACATTACTATCTAATGAAGATGGTCGCGAAACAATTGTTGATTTAACAAAGACCATGGCAGATCTCTGTTCAAATAAGCATTTGAGTTTAGACGATATAACTATGGATTTGGTGGATTcagaattaaaattattagtgGGACATGAACCTGACTtgcttatttattttggtcCTAGTTTAGATTTGCAAGGCTATCCACCATGGCATATTAGACTAACAGAATTGTACTGGGAACCAGATAACGATGAGGTCACTTATTCTGTGTTTATAAGaggattaaaaaaatattcttcaTGCAAAATTAATGTgggaaaatag
- the SEC31 gene encoding Sec31p (similar to Saccharomyces cerevisiae YDL195W | SEC31 | SECretory), translating into MVKIAEYQRTATFTWSHDKIPILATGTASGTVDANFSSDSVLEFWSLLSIEKDKPINKIKASAKFNDLDWGFDPNKQLVAGALDNGTVEFYDPSNDNIISSNSTAHSTPVRTLTFNSKQNNILLSGGSKGEIFIWDVNKINDASYTPSGPGTAMTPLEEINSLAWNQNLAHVFSCAGTSSTYASIWDLKAKKEVIHLSYTSPATGVKAQLSVVEWHPTSSTKIATATGSDIDPAILIWDLRNSNTPLTVLKNNNGHSKGILSLDWCKQDSHLFLSSGRDNTCILWDPESNNGELLTKYPTRGNWCFKTKFAYETPDIFASASFDNKVQVLTLQDLTTKFDIENTNAEKDKTEADFWNTVSSSDANFTSGHEKPTVVNLYAPAWYGNKSPAAQWAFGGKLVYIKNDGDEHSVEITKPDIPGIFSKNTMLDNALKTKDFNPIINKRLAQAIDSTNEEDWNLLEKLALDGKDVLLKESLSFEDDVADEEQNDKDSSKNGEDFFENLEFEKYVPNKEEMFKLDTSSPLSKYLCKGDMKSALNFTLSDDKFLLETLIIALESDDELLKSKAKNAYFSKYISQTPGISRLLYSVSNKSCEDLVQSVDVSQWKYAAMAVLNYNKENKDELLVDLGNRVLQSGNRQDAIILYLAGNSLDKVASVWLDEFNKLEQEIKSKKSTAYEAHLECLTEFVERFTCFSNYATGSGVTLDNDLLIAKFLEFVNLVAGNGDFELALEFLTALPGSNKDVDTEKQRVLIASGKSSSGSSNAAGKKQHSSGVATTSNNKYANNIINSGATHGLPIQPHFTQRQQQQQQQQQLRQTSVYGVPSYGNNILDNHVPLPGKNSTYVPSASDNIVTPPTNSIPMAPLPARKYTPAVTGVTSAAISTPLNPYAKPLVSPAVPSNPYAPQVASTVATPISVNATTDSNSLPSNPYAPKSNGAAPTSAASTSYFYKPPTANVIANNGSSNLNGFNNDVSGSFAASYSPSLSQPLPLSSQDPRINKKANEGWNDLALPVKDKQVRAKAVSTQPSTPIVNMPTTANVIPPPPLSRISSNVNNLNNFGGAAARPGRSGSVVSNISNSAINKYAPSISQQQLAPVSTTPTNISPPANPYAPPTNISPPGNPYAPPTGNNRGGSMTTPLNPYTPPTQQPVINGIGQPSTNSVGPNITTNIIPPPPKSMKRKPHIGKDSAAAIEQLSAIQQVPSETRNEPIPGPQPVVPASFIKEEDTNSAIGMASTTKPVMPEEFKTIIEFFQAELERVAPLVPQEFNKQLKDSNKRLKILFGHLEKQDLLTQTTIEKLLEIVKLMKNKDYAGAKAIQVEIATEFSAEAGNWLTGIKRLIGIAEATADA; encoded by the coding sequence atggtcaAAATTGCAGAGTACCAACGTACTGCAACATTTACATGGTCTCATGATAAAATACCAATTTTAGCTACTGGTACTGCCTCTGGTACTGTGGATGCCAATTTTTCTAGTGATTCTGTTTTGGAATTTTGGTCTCTGTTGTCAATCGAAAAGGATAAACCAATTAATAAGATAAAAGCTTCTGCCAAGTTTAATGATTTAGACTGGGGGTTTGATCCAAATAAACAACTTGTTGCAGGTGCTTTGGATAATGGTACCGTTGAATTTTATGATCCATCAAATGATAACATTATTTCCTCCAACTCTACAGCTCACTCAACACCGGTTAGAACATTAACCTTCAACTCCAAGCAAAAcaacattttattatctggTGGTTCCAAGGGCgaaattttcatttgggatgtaaataaaattaatgatgCTTCTTACACGCCTAGCGGACCAGGTACAGCCATGACTCCATTGGAAGAAATCAATTCTTTAGCTTGGAATCAAAACCTAGCTCATGTTTTCTCCTGTGCTGGAACTTCTTCCACGTATGCTTCTATTTGGGATTTGAAGGCCAAAAAAGAAGTTATCCATTTAAGTTATACTTCTCCTGCAACAGGTGTTAAGGCTCAATTATCTGTTGTTGAATGGCATCCCACGAGTTCTACTAAAATTGCCACTGCCACAGGCAGTGATATTGATCCAGCTATTTTAATCTGGGATTTAAGGAATTCCAACACCCCTTTAactgttttgaaaaacaacaatggtCATTCAAAGGGAATTCTTTCTTTAGACTGGTGTAAACAAGACTcgcatttatttttatctagTGGTAGAGACAATACTTGTATTTTATGGGATCCGGAATCTAATAACGGTGAATTACTAACCAAGTACCCTACTCGTGGTAATTGGTGCTTTAAGACTAAATTTGCTTACGAAACACCCGATATTTTTGCTAGTGCTTCatttgataataaagttCAAGTACTTACTTTACAAGATTTGACCACCAAATttgatattgaaaataccAATGCTGAAAAGGACAAGACTGAAGCCGATTTTTGGAACACAGTTTCTTCCTCAGATGCCAACTTTACTAGTGGTCATGAAAAGCCAACTGTTGTCAATTTATATGCACCAGCTTGGTACGGAAACAAATCTCCGGCCGCTCAATGGGCTTTTGGTGGTAAATTGGTTTACATCAAAAATGATGGCGATGAACATAGTGTTGAAATCACTAAACCAGACATACCAGGTATATTTTCGAAAAATACTATGTTGGATAATGCTCTAAAGacaaaagattttaatcctattattaataagaGGTTGGCACAGGCAATTGATTCTACAAATGAAGAAGATTGGaatttattggaaaaacTAGCATTAGACGGGAAAGATGTTTTATTGAAGGAGTCATTATCTTTTGAGGATGATGTAGCTGATGAAGAGCAGAATGACAAAGATTCAAGTAAAAATGGTGAAGAtttctttgaaaatttagaaTTTGAGAAATACGTCCCCAATAAAGAGGAAATGTTTAAATTAGATACTTCATCTCCATTAAGCAAATATTTGTGTAAGGGTGATATGAAATCTGCTTTGAATTTCACTTTAAGTGATGATAAGTTTTTGTTAGAGACACTAATTATTGCTTTGGAATCTGACgatgaattattaaaatccaAGGCCAAAAATGcttatttttccaaatatatTAGTCAAACACCAGGTATTTCTAGGTTATTGTATTCCGTGTCAAACAAATCTTGTGAAGACTTAGTTCAAAGTGTGGATGTTAGCCAATGGAAATACGCGGCTATGGCTGTTCTAAACtacaacaaagaaaataagGATGAATTATTGGTCGACCTAGGTAACAGAGTCTTACAAAGTGGTAATAGACAAGAtgcaataattttatatctaGCTGGTAATTCGTTGGATAAAGTTGCTTCCGTATGGTTGGACgagtttaataaattagaGCAAGAAATTAAATCCAAAAAGTCCACTGCTTATGAGGCTCATTTGGAGTGTTTAACTGAGTTTGTCGAAAGATTTACTTGTTTTTCAAACTATGCTACTGGTAGTGGTGTCACACTAGACAATGACTTACTAATTGCTAAGTTTTTAGAATTTGTCAACTTAGTTGCTGGGAATGGTGATTTTGAATTGGCTTTGGAGTTTTTAACTGCATTACCTGGTTCCAATAAGGATGTTGATACCGAGAAGCAACGTGTATTGATTGCTTCTGGCAAATCATCTAGTGGTAGTTCCAATGCTGCTGGCAAAAAGCAGCATTCTTCTGGTGTTGCAACTACCtctaacaataaatatgcaaataatattataaactCTGGTGCTACGCATGGGTTGCCCATTCAACCACACTTTACACAAaggcaacaacaacaacaacaacaacaacaactcCGTCAGACATCTGTTTATGGTGTTCCTAGTTATGGCAACAATATTCTTGATAACCACGTTCCACTTCCGGGTAAAAACAGCACCTATGTTCCAAGTGCTTCCGATAATATTGTTACCCCACCAACCAATAGTATTCCAATGGCACCACTTCCTGCCAGAAAATATACGCCTGCTGTCACTGGTGTCACCAGTGCTGCTATTTCTACTCCGTTGAATCCATATGCTAAGCCACTCGTTTCACCTGCCGTGCCAAGTAATCCATATGCTCCGCAAGTCGCTAGTACTGTTGCCACACCAATTAGTGTCAATGCCACTACTGACAGCAACAGTTTACCAAGTAATCCATATGCTCCTAAATCTAATGGAGCTGCACCCACTTCTGCTGCTTCCACTTCTTATTTCTACAAACCACCAACTGCTAATGTAATTGCTAACAATGGTTCATCTAACCTGAATGGATTTAACAATGATGTTTCTGGTTCTTTTGCTGCCTCTTATTCACCTTCACTTTCACAACCCTTGCCATTATCTAGTCAAGATCcaagaataaataaaaaggctAACGAAGGCTGGAATGACTTGGCTTTACCAGTTAAAGACAAACAAGTTCGTGCCAAGGCAGTTTCCACACAACCTTCTACACCAATTGTAAATATGCCAACAACGGCCAATGTTATTCCACCACCACCATTATCTAGAATATCATCAAATGTTAATAACTTAAACAACTTTGGTGGTGCTGCTGCTCGTCCAGGCAGGTCTGGGTCTGTTGTATCGAATATTTCTAATAGtgctattaataaatatgcaCCATCTATTTCCCAGCAACAATTGGCTCCCGTTTCTACGACACCAACAAACATAAGTCCACCAGCCAATCCATATGCTCCACCAACAAACATAAGTCCACCAGGTAATCCATATGCTCCACCGACCGGCAATAATAGAGGTGGTTCTATGACAACACCTTTGAATCCATATACTCCGCCCACCCAACAGCCTGTGATTAATGGTATTGGACAGCCATCAACCAATAGTGTTGGACCTAACATCACTACTAACATCATTCCACCTCCTCCAAAAAGCATGAAGAGGAAACCGCACATTGGTAAAGATTCTGCGGCTGCCATTGAACAATTATCTGCCATTCAGCAAGTCCCTAGTGAAACAAGAAACGAGCCTATTCCTGGGCCACAACCGGTTGTTCCTGCTTCTTTCATTAAGGAGGAAGACACGAATAGTGCTATTGGAATGGCATCTACTACGAAACCTGTTATGCCAGaagaatttaaaactattataGAATTTTTCCAGGCTGAATTGGAACGTGTTGCTCCTTTGGTTCCACAGGAATTTAACAAGCAATTGAAGGATTCCAACAAAAGGttaaagattttatttGGCCATTTAGAAAAACAAGATTTGTTAACACAAACaactattgaaaaattattggaaatTGTTAAGTTGATGAAGAATAAGGATTATGCCGGAGCTAAAGCTATTCAGGTTGAAATTGCAACTGAATTTTCCGCTGAGGCTGGTAATTGGTTGACTGGTATTAAAAGATTGATAGGTATTGCAGAAGCCACGGCTGATGCATAG
- a CDS encoding uncharacterized protein (similar to Saccharomyces cerevisiae YDL137W | ARF2 | ADP-Ribosylation Factor (paralog of YDL192W | ARF1)) produces the protein MGLYISTLFNSLLGAKEMRILMVGLDGAGKTTVLYKLKLGEVVTTIPTIGFNVETVEYKNISFTVWDVGGQNKIRPLWKHYYRNTEGIIFVVDSNDRARIGEAREVLQRMLNEDELRDAVLLVFANKQDLPEAMSAAEVTEKLGLHSIRQRQWYIQATCATSGEGLYEGLEWLSNTLKKKS, from the coding sequence ATGggtttatatatttctacTCTATTTAACTCATTATTGGGTGCTAAAGAAATGAGAATTTTAATGGTTGGTTTAGATGGTGCCGGTAAAACCActgttttatataaattaaagttGGGTGAAGTTGTTACTACTATCCCAACAATCGGTTTCAATGTTGAGACTGTTGAATATAAGAACATTTCCTTTACCGTTTGGGATGTTGGTggacaaaacaaaattagaCCATTATGGAAACATTATTATAGAAATACCGAgggtattatttttgttgttgattcTAACGATAGAGCTCGTATCGGTGAAGCTAGAGAAGTTTTGCAAAGAATGTTAAATGAAGATGAATTGCGTGATGCAGTTTTGTTAGTTTTTGCTAACAAACAGGATTTGCCTGAAGCCATGAGTGCTGCTGAAGTTACTGAAAAACTAGGTTTACATTCTATTAGACAACGTCAATGGTATATTCAAGCTACATGTGCCACATCTGGTGAAGGTTTGTACGAAGGTTTGGAATGGTTGAGTAAcactttaaaaaagaagagttAG
- the COA4 gene encoding Coa4p (similar to Saccharomyces cerevisiae YLR218C | COA4 | Cytochrome Oxidase Assembly factor): MSDSQYYKQASEIYQDLREDAEQDADNIEVWDKRIDNTGCYVENMALQLCHAETNDWRQCLNEMKLFKDCWESHGNRERIGTVDKNQTDIKN, encoded by the coding sequence atgtcCGATTCTCAGTATTACAAACAAGCCTCTGAAATATACCAAGATTTAAGGGAAGATGCCGAGCAGGATGCAGACAATATAGAAGTATGGGATAAAAGAATTGATAACACTGGATGTTATGTTGAAAACATGGCATTGCAATTATGCCATGCTGAAACTAATGACTGGAGACAATGTTTAAATGAAATGAAGTTATTCAAAGATTGTTGGGAAAGTCATGGTAACAGAGAACGTATTGGTACGGTTGATAAAAACCAAACTGATATAAAAAACTGA
- the SCM3 gene encoding Scm3p (similar to Saccharomyces cerevisiae YDL139C | SCM3 | Suppressor of Chromosome Missegregation) produces the protein MNNGITKSTKKKKKFSLKKLNCVLKNLLDTEYDNDDVKNTATTNENIQQDRNQDNQGNLASNKDYNPLIKNNKNNTNDSIRKLKPDTSTEKLTTNSIIRKKPKLLNIQQQRPINSLAFGDDDSRTMEEKVTEFVKNGHTYIYSKENTIIPKLTDDEVIQKHKNADENMKKAWLDIISKYENVADQGDVIDLHTGEIIEDNGHLRSLKSNKSRVGDKYVSSILNGITISHEKWNNQGDKRSLSGHSNIDLGTEDEDDEDYIETSVNTEDYVWTSEDDTTYKSSDKDVWEG, from the coding sequence atgaaCAATGGTATAACTAAGAgcacaaaaaagaaaaagaaattcagtttaaaaaagttgaatTGTGTTTTAAAGAATTTATTAGATACTGAGTATGACAATGATGACGTGAAAAATACGGCTACCaccaatgaaaatattcaaCAAGATCGAAACCAAGATAATCAAGGCAACCTAGCGAGTAACAAAGACTATAACCcgttaataaaaaacaataaaaataacactaATGATAGTATAAGGAAGTTGAAGCCTGATACAAGCACTGAGAAACTAACTACCAATTCTATAATAcgaaaaaaaccaaaattgttaaatatCCAACAACAAAGACCCATTAATTCATTAGCGTTTGGGGATGATGACAGTAGAACGATGGAAGAAAAAGTAACtgaatttgttaaaaatggacacacttatatatattctaaGGAGAATACAATCATACCAAAGTTAACCGATGACGAAGTGATTCAAAAGCATAAAAATGCCGATGAAAATATGAAGAAAGCATGGTTAGAtataatatcaaaatacGAAAATGTGGCTGATCAGGGTGACGTAATTGACCTACACACGGGTGAAATTATAGAAGATAATGGACATTTAAGAAGTctaaaaagtaataaatcACGAGTAGGTGACAAGTATGTTAGCAGTATATTAAATGGGATAACTATAAGCCATGAAAAATGGAATAATCAAGGTGATAAGAGGTCTTTATCTGGGCATAGCAATATCGATCTTGGAACTGAAGATGAAGACGATGAAGACTATATAGAAACATCTGTAAATACTGAAGATTATGTTTGGACCTCAGAAGATGATACTACTTACAAAAGTAGCGATAAGGATGTTTGGGAGGGTTAA
- a CDS encoding sugar porter family MFS transporter (similar to Saccharomyces cerevisiae YDL194W | SNF3 | Sucrose NonFermenting (paralog of YDL138W | RGT2)), with translation MGPPSIFNTENEVTKVKTSSTKSILKQPAYIIRQVLRKRRKKERNKAALYQADLNNINNSNRRNSENGININGTHDNIEINTNTLGNIGSIENTTNNIKNRNKNSFQHIEENTNNYEMENYVNHFNDAELGGNNINYDYQQYIARAYMENLSEQRAPQNLATSNNIQENENGVINNVVDVKNVNNNDGPCDDGENAFVNGNTNTNNIDNNIANMDFNDYLYGTSRDYNDDEDEDDDIDSEFFGRPAEPQSSKMSFIVGLFVAVGGFLYGYDTGLINSITDMPYLVEHFTTNPSREFTAQQVSILVSSLSLGTFFGALSAPLIADNYGRRISILLSTFIVFIAGNTLQICANGLALLCVGRVISGLAVGLISAVLPLYQAETVQKKIRGAIISTYQWAITWGLLVSSAVSQGTYSLNSSASYRIPIGLQFVWTLILGSGMIFLPESPRYYVLKDQLNKAAESLSFLRGVPVDDTGLLEELVEIKANYDYELSFKSDSLKDCFISSKVRYKQTLRMFTGIAIQTFQQFSGINFIFYYGVNFFSRTGIDRSYLVSFITYAVNVVFNVPGLFLVDFIGRRKLLISGGIMMTIANFIVSIVGTCLNSVVADKVMIAFICVFIASFSATWGGGVWVISAELYPLGVRSKCTAICAAANWLVNFICAIITPYLVDTGSHTSSLGAKIFYIWGSLNAAGVLVVYFTVYETSGLTLEEIDELYRLSPNAMGSSSINKKIRMNSITPLSSNGPGSMMLMSQADSANHRYVHPTINDNNDDNDMNLEDGKRLTNTSNDHTSKSTSSNTGIQYSEPINDINNRNNNMCTIDKGIKDKNPEEHQIEENTNDTVARHDENMGTVVDNNRIVYESSGVNMDNNLTQPMHRKGSMLSNLSTSSFDNNLHTYVDLGNGLGLNAYNRGPPSLTSDNDDPTEDIGGQDLSNKLTDFFRTDFFMDKPNTMSNTNNNGSVNTKDNNTNTMSIKSMNTNCLDLNKVERTISNVNSNKNNNNGTKTSMKINSNPSTKSASSSPDVKSFDTNVNSNNDTTDASNLPEFFKYKNNNNNIHNANSYNDELDRFKSYSTGSKYKPSNTSFDEQRDHNGNVYNNDFNEYMAHLINSNNNTNSDNFNNINNKSSTSASEKHNGSNFSNNNNNITAPSINFGNIINNTANINGNDK, from the coding sequence ATGGGGCCACcttctatttttaatacgGAAAATGAAGTGACAAAGGTTAAGACTTCATCAACTAAAAGTATATTAAAGCAACCCGCTTATATAATACGACAAGTTTTAAGAAAAAGGCgtaaaaaggaaaggaaTAAAGCAGCATTGTATCAAGCAGATCTTAACAACATTAATAACTCCAATAGAAGGAATAGCGAAAATGGGATCAATATTAATGGAACTCACGATAATATAGAAATTAACACAAATACTTTAGGAAACATTGGATCTATAGAAAACACAAcaaacaatattaaaaataggaATAAAAACTCATTTCAGCATATTGAAGAGAACACTAATAATTATGAGATGGAAAATTATGTTAATCATTTTAATGATGCGGAATTAGGTGGAAATAACATAAACTATGATTATCAACAATATATTGCAAGAGCTTATATGGAAAACTTGTCGGAACAGAGGGCACCTCAAAATTTGGCCACTAGTAACAACATTCAGGAGAATGAAAATggtgttattaataatgttgttgatgttaagaatgttaataataacgatgGTCCTTGCGATGATGGTGAGAATGCTTTCGTCAATGGGAATACtaacactaataatatcgataataatattgcaAATATGGACTTTAATGATTATTTATATGGAACTAGTAGAGATTacaatgatgatgaagacgAAGACGACGATATTGACTCAGAGTTTTTCGGTAGACCTGCCGAGCCTCAATCAAGTAAAATGTCATTTATAGTCGGCTTATTTGTTGCTGTAGGCGGGTTTTTATACGGTTACGATACAGGACTAATTAACAGTATTACGGATATGCCATATTTAGTAGAACATTTCACAACAAACCCAAGTAGGGAATTCACAGCACAGCAGGTTTCTATACTGGTGTCCTCTTTATCTTTGGGTACCTTTTTTGGTGCCTTATCTGCACCCTTAATTGCTGATAATTATGGAAGAAGAATATCTATTTTGCTAAGTACATTTATAGTTTTCATTGCTGGGAACACTTTACAAATTTGTGCAAATGGATTAGCACTATTGTGCGTTGGTAGAGTTATATCAGGATTGGCAGTTGGTTTAATATCTGCCGTGCTTCCCTTGTACCAAGCAGAAActgtacaaaaaaaaatacgtGGTGCTATTATTTCTACGTATCAATGGGCAATTACATGGGGTCTATTGGTCAGCAGTGCTGTCTCGCAAGGGACCTATTCTCTTAACAGTTCTGCTAGCTATAGAATTCCTATTGGCCTACAATTTGTTTGGACTCTTATTTTGGGATCAggaatgatttttttaccCGAAAGTCCCAGATATTATGTGTTAAAAGACCAATTGAATAAAGCTGCTGAATCTTTGTCGTTTTTGAGAGGCGTTCCGGTAGACGATACGGGGTTACTAGAAGAGTTGGTCGAAATCAAAGCAAATTATGATTATGAACTTTCATTTAAATCAGATTCTTTGAAGGACTGTTTTATTTCAAGCAAAGTTAGATATAAACAAACGTTAAGGATGTTTACTGGTATTGCCATCCAAACATTCCAACAGTTTTCAGGGattaattttatcttttactATGGTGtgaatttttttagcaGAACTGGTATTGATAGAAGCTATCTAGTTTCGTTCATCACTTATGCAGTTAATGTTGTGTTCAATGTCCCTGGGTTGTTTTTGGTTGATTTTATAGGTAGAAGGAAGTTACTAATTAGTGGCGGGATCATGATGACCATTGccaattttattgtttctaTTGTGGGTACCTGCTTAAATTCTGTGGTTGCCGATAAGGTCATGATTGCTTTTATTTGTGTATTTATTGCCAGTTTCAGTGCCACATGGGGTGGTGGTGTTTGGGTAATATCTGCTGAATTATATCCATTGGGTGTTAGATCCAAGTGTACTGCCATTTGTGCAGCTGCTAATTGGTTAGTAAACTTTATTTGTGCGATCATTACTCCCTACTTAGTTGACACAGGATCACATACGTCCTCGTTGGGtgcaaaaatattttacatATGGGGCTCATTAAATGCAGCAGGTGTTTtagttgtttattttactgTTTATGAAACCAGCGGGTTGACGTTAGAAGAAATAGATGAATTATATAGATTGTCTCCAAACGCGATGGGATCATCCAGTATCAATAAGAAGATTAGAATGAATTCAATAACACCATTATCCTCCAATGGCCCGGGCTCAATGATGTTGATGAGCCAGGCCGACTCCGCAAATCATAGATATGTGCACCCTAcaataaatgataataacgaTGACAACGACATGAATCTGGAAGATGGTAAAAGGCTAACTAATACTAGTAATGACCATACATCTAAATCAACAAGCAGTAACACGGGAATTCAATATTCTGAACCCATAAACGATATCAACAATCGAAACAATAATATGTGTACTATAGATAAGGGTATTAAAGATAAGAACCCTGAAGAACATCAAATCGAAGAAAATACTAATGATACCGTTGCTCGCCACGATGAGAACATGGGTACTGTagttgataataataggaTCGTATATGAATCATCTGGGGTGAATATGGATAACAATTTAACGCAACCGATGCATAGAAAAGGGTCTATGCTATCCAATTTATCTACAAGTTCATTTGACAATAATTTGCATACGTATGTTGACTTGGGTAATGGTTTGGGATTGAATGCTTATAATAGGGGGCCACCTTCGTTAACATCAGATAATGATGATCCAACTGAAGACATAGGTGGACAGGATTTATCAAATAAGTTAACTGATTTTTTTCGTACTGATTTTTTCATGGATAAACCGAATACTATGagtaatactaataacaacGGTAGTGTTAATACAAAAgacaataatactaatacaaTGTCCATAAAATCTATGAACACTAATTGTTTAGACCTAAACAAAGTTGAAAGAACTATTAGTAATGttaatagtaacaaaaacaacaataacggTACTAAAACTTCAATGAAGATAAATTCGAACCCATCCACTAAATCTGCATCATCTTCGCCTGACGTTAAAAGTTTCGATACCAACGTTAATTCGAATAACGATACTACTGATGCTTCTAATTTACctgaattttttaaatataagaataataacaacaatatacATAATGCCAATAGTTACAACGATGAGTTAGATAGATTCAAAAGTTATTCTACTGGTTCCAAGTATAAGCCTAGCAACACCTCTTTTGATGAACAACGTGATCATAATGGGAACGTTTATAACAATGATTTTAATGAGTATATGGCACATTTGATAAAtagtaacaacaacacTAATAgtgataattttaataatataaacaataaaagtTCCACCTCTGCATCTGAAAAACATAATGGTAgcaatttttccaataataataataatattacgGCACCAAGTATTAACTTTGGAAacattataaataatacgGCGAATATTAATGGAAATGACaaataa